The Vibrio rhizosphaerae genome contains the following window.
CGACAATCGCTCAGCGAGGGCTGGCCGATGCCGTCGATGCTTTTTGTGAAACCATCGCCTTCAGCCCGGAGCAGGTTGAACGCTATTTTCGCGCAGCCCAAGCTTTCGGGATGCCAGTGAAGCTCCATGCGGAGCAATTATCGTCGTTGGGGGGGACGACACTGGCGGCCCGTTTTCAAGCGCTGTCTGCGGATCATCTGGAATTCATTACCGAAAATGATGTCGCTGCGATGCGTGAGTCCGGCACGGTGGCAGTGTTGTTACCGGGGGCTTATTTCACCTTGAAAGAGACTCAGCGTCCGCCCGTCGATTTGCTGCGTCGCTATCAGGTGCCGATGGCGGTGGCCACGGATATCAATCCCGGCACATCTCCGGTGCTTTCTTTACGTCTGATGATGAATATGGCGTGTACGCTGTTCGGCCTGACCCCGGAAGAGGCGTTAGCCGCAACCACGATTCATGCGGCACGCGCACTGGGGTTAGCCGAAACTCACGGGCAACTGAGCGTGGGCAAGGTCGCCGATTTTGTGTGCTGGGATGTGGCAAGCCCCGGAGAACTGAGTTACTGGCTGGGCGGCGACCTGTTGAAAACACGCGTTAAAAAGGGAGAGAGCAGTCATGTCGATACCCATTGAGCAACCATTTCATTTTCGTCAGGGGCAGAGCCCGCTGTTGGTCAGTATGCCGCACTGTGGGACAGCGCTGCTGCCGGGGATGGCAAATCAACTGACCCCTGAGGCTCAGGCGCTGCCGGATACCGACTGGTACTTACCGGAACTGTATGATTTTTTAGCAGCGATGGATGTCAGTGTCATTCAAGCTCACTATTCTCGTTATGTGGTCGATCTCAATCGTCCGATTGATGACCAGCCACTATATACCAGTAAAACCACAGGCCTGTTCCCTGAGATCTTATTCTCTGGTGAGCCAGTATTTGTTGATGGCGGCGGCTTTGATGACGTGACTCAAGCCCGGATCAAAGCAGAAGTCTGGCAGCCTTATCATCAAAAAATCGCAGCAACACTCGCACAGATTCGGGAGCAACATGGTTACGCGATCCTGTTTGACGCGCACAGTATTGCCGCCCGGGTGCCGATGTTGTTTGACGGTACGCTGCCGGATTTTAATCTCGGGAACAATGCCGGGCTTGCTTGCTCTCCGACCTTACTGCATCAGATGGCTCAACGGGTTGAGCAAAGTCCGTATAGCCATGTATGCAACGGGCGGTTCAAAGGGGGATACATCACCCGCCATTACGGCCAGCCCTCGGCGCAAATTCATGCGCTGCAACTGGAGCTTTCTCAAGCCACTTACCTCGCCGATGAGACTCAGACAACTGCATCAGACTATCAACTGGATCCGGCGAAACTGCAACGGGTTCGGCCCGTTCTGCAACAGTTGATTCAATCACTGTTGGCACATGGTCATCCCTCGGATGAAGCACAATAAGGATTGAAGCAGGGGAAACATGAAGGACAATGATATGACATTCAAAGCCAAGATCTTAGCCGGGATCCCGGATATCCTGCCGCCCAAGCGTGAGCGTAATGAAAATCTTAGTCATGCACCGAAGCGAAAGGCAATTCTGAGCCGGGAAGAGAAAATCCTCGCGGTCAGAAATGCGCTGCGCTATTTCGAGCAACGGCATCATGCGGAATTAGCACCGGAATTTTACGAAGAGCTGGAAACCTATGGCCGGATTTATATGTATCGTCTGATGCCGGATTATCCCATCACGGCGCGCTCGATTGATGCATTTCCGCATCAGTCAAAGCAGGCTGCCGCGATTATGCTGATGCTCAGTAATAACCTTGACGCAGCGGTGGCGCAGCACCCGCAGGAACTGATTACCTATGGTGGTAATGGCGCGGTGTTCTCCAACTGGGCACAGTATCGTCTCACCATGAAATATCTGGCAGAAATGACCGATGAACAGACACTGGTGCTCTATTCCGGTCATCCGATGGGGCTGTATCCGTCACATCCCGATGCGCCGCGGGTGGTGGTGACCAACGGCATGATGATTCCCAACTACTCAAAACCGGATGACTGGGAAAAATTTAATGCATTAGGGGTGACCCAATACGGTCAGATGACGGCTGGCTCGTTCATGTATATCGGCCCGCAAGGTATTGTGCATGGCACGACGATTACGGTGATGAATGCGGTGCGGATGAAGCGCGATCGGGACCCAAGTAAGTTACCGCTGTTTGTTACCTCCGGGCTGGGTGGCATGAGTGGCGCGCAACCCAAGGCGGCGGTGATTGCGCAAACCATCGGCGTGGTGGCTGAAATTAATCCCAAAGCCGCCTATAAACGTCACGAACAGGGATGGGTCGATGAAGTTCACCCTGAGCTCGACGCACTGATCGCACGGATCAAGCAGGCGCAAATCGATAATCGACCGGTTTCTCTGGCCTATCTGGGCAATATTGTTGACCTGTGGGAACGACTGGCCGCAGAAGATCTTCACATCGATTTAGGTTCAGACCAGACCTCACTGCACAATCCATGGGCGGGGGGCTATTATCCGGTCGGTTATAGCTTTGAACAATCCAATGCCATGATGGCCAACGAGCCGGAACAGTTCCGTGCGGCGGTACAGGCAACCTTGAAGCGCCATGTGGCAGCGATTAATCAATTGACCGCCAAAGGGATGTATTTCTTTGATTACGGCAATGCGTTTCTGTTGGAAGCAAGCCGGGCAGGGGCTGATATTCTCAAGGCCGATGGCTCATTTAAGTACCCCTCTTATGTGGAAGATATTATGGGGCCGATGTGCTTTGATTACGGTTTCGGGCCTTTCCGCTGGGTGTGTTCATCATCGGATCCGCACGACTTGGCGGTCACCGACCAGATTGCCGCAGAGATTCTGGAAGACATGCATCAACAGGCGCCGGCAGAGATTCGTCAGCAGATTGCCGATAACCTGTCATGGATTCGGCAGGCAGAACAGAACAATCTCGTTGTCGGCTCACAAGCGCGGATTTTATATGCCGATGCCGAAGGGCGGATGCGTATTGCAGCGGCTTTTAATCAGGCGGTTAACAGCGGCAAAATCTCTGCGCCGGTAATTCTCGGACGCGATCATCACGATGTGTCCGGCACCGACTCACCGTATCGGGAAACGGCCAATATTTATGACGGGTCACGCTTTACTGCCGATATGGCGATTCACAATGTTATCGGTGATGCGTTCCGTGGTGCAACGTGGGTCAGCATCCATAATGGTGGTGGCGTCGGTTGGGGGGAAGTGATCAATGGTGGTTTCGGCATGGTCTTAGACGGTTCTGAGGCATGTGATACCCGATTGAAATCGATGCTCCACTGGGATGTGAATAATGGGATTTCGCGGCGCTGCTGGGCCAGAAATGAAGGGGCGATGTTTGCGATTCAACGGGCGATGGCGCTTGAGCCACGGCTCAAAGTAACCCTGCCGGAGCAGGCCGATGACGCGCTGTTGAATGCGGTCGTGAAATAACAGCCGGAACAATCATAGCCTGCGCTGAGATGCGCCTATTTACCGACGACAGGCTCACTGTTAACAATCAGCGCTGCAATTGCAGCGCTTGGTGATCGTCGGGGGCATCGGTGCCGGTGTGACAATTCAGCCGGAAATCTTATCAAAAGTGGTGGTACAGCTCTCGCAGAACACATCCATAAACACCGCGACCTCGGGCATGGTCGCGGTCAGTTTTTCAATCGTTTCATCGAGCCCTTCTTTAACATGCACAAACTCATCATTGTGAAAGCGTAACTCATTCAAGGTCTTGATATAGGCAGCCAGAATATCCGCGGCTTTAACAATGGTTTTATACTCGGCATCGACATGTTTCTGCACCAGCAGACCGGTGAACTCGTCACGCAGATCTTCCGGCAGGGTATCCAGACATTCCTGCTCGGCAATATCCTCTAATTTTTTAAAAGCCGCGGTAAATTCCGGGCTGTGGTACTTGGTTTTAGAGTTGATATCCTGCAGTTTGGTTTCTGATATTTCATGATAAATTGCAATCACTGCCGCTCTTTCCGGGTTCAGAGTGCCGCCGAAGCGTTTATTTTTAATCACGGTCAGCAAGTGGGCGATCACAGCGACTTGATGTGAGTGTTCCGAGACATTCTCTTCCTGAAAGCAATGCATCAGTGCCCAACGTTTGATCAGCGGCATGCGCGTCACCCATGCCATAAATGTGCTTTGTTTTTTCTTCACAGAATTATCCTTTACCACTCGGTTATACATATTGATGAGAGCATCACATGTGGGTCATGGTACATGATTTGAGTGAGGTACGTCTCACTATGTTTGATCAAACATATGGCATCAACTTTGGTGAATAAACAGGGCTCGAAATAAAAGATGAGAAAGCAGAAAGGGAGCGGTGAATCAACGTGTATAAGAACCGTTCATCAGAAAATAGAGTGAAGCGAGTGATGTTTTATTTATGTCGCCTTGATTGTTCGCCAATGCTTTATTGGTTATCAATATGAAATTGGTTGATATGTTTGTATTGCTAAATATTGATCGCGGATAAAAAACAAATTTTTTTATCAAAAATAATGTATCAATATTGAGAACAATATTGCTATTGATTTTTTTGTAACCTAAAATCTGCTCCCAATAAAAAATAATAAAAATCTCCCTTGTCGGGATTATATTCATGCTAGGTTGTTCCCTGAATGCGAAGACGTAATTTTCAGCAATTCGTGCTGTCTCAATATTTATTCCTTGCCTGTTGTATTTATTTTGTTTCTTTTGCTGCCTATAGCAATAATGGCAATGTTGCTATTTCTCCTGCGACGCAGGCGAGTATTGAGCAGGAGCAGCGGGAGCGTTTACAAGAGATAGAACGAGCCAAACAATCCGTACAGCAACTCAATGTGTTGCCGACGTTACCGGCACCTGAAGCCAGCCAGACTCAGCAGTGTTTCCCTGTGCAACAGGTTGTTTTTTCTGGTAATACAGTCTTTTCTGATCAGCAAATCTTGGCGTGGATTGATTTCAAACCAAGCTGTCAGGGACTGCCACAAATCAATGAATACCTGCGTGTGATTACCAATCAATATATCGGGGCCGGATATGTCACCTCGCGGGCTTATTTAGTCCCTCAGGATCTCAGCAGCGGTCAATTAAAGATTGTTATTCTTGAAGGTAAACTGGAAGCACTGAAATTTAATGGTCGGGTGGAAGGGTTTCTGAATAATGCTTTTCCGGGGTTAATTGATCATTTATTTAACCTGCGTGAAATCGAGCAGGGTCTCGACCAAATAAACCGCCTGTCCCGCTATAATGCCCAAATTAAAATCAGACCGGGTACCAAACAGGGATACAGTATTGTTGATATTCAGAGTGAGACGCGATTTTGGGGGAATACCTCTGTCGGTGTTGAAAACTCCGGTCAGAAATCAACGGGTGAAACCCAATTTCGTTACGCTCTCAATGCTGAAAATATAATTGATGCACTCGATCAGTGGTCTTTATCCGGCAGCCGGAGCCTTGATCCGCCGACCGGTCATGCTTCGGAAAGTCTGAGCCTGAGTCTGGACGTTCCCTACGGACGCTGGAATACCAATTACCGCACCACCTACAGCCATTATGAAAGTGGCTTTGTCAGTAATGGGTTTGTGTTCGGCACTTCGGGCAAAACCAACAGCCATGATGTAACGCTGAAACGGCTGCTGGCACGCGATGCTGAAAGTAAGTCTTTTGTCACGGTCGGGCTCAGTCACCGCCGCGAAAAAAATTATCTGATGGACAGCCTCATCATTTCCAGCTCACGCAATCTGTCCTCGGCTTATGTCGGGCTGGATTACAGCGCCCGGCTAGGCTCGGGTTTTATGAGCGTGTCACCACGGCTGACTCTGGGCTCAGACCTGTTCGGCGGGGAGCGCAATCAAGCGGGGTTTCCCAAAGCGCAGTTCCGTAAAGGGACACTCACCGCCAGTTATACCCAGCCGTTTCAGTCCGGCCTGATGTTCACCAGTACCCTGTTTGCCCAGTGGAGTAATGACACGCTCTACGGTAGCCAGCGCGTCAGTATCGGTGGTGAGTATTCGGTGCGCGGGTTTAAAGATGTCTCGATCAGCGGTGATCAAGGGTACTACTGGCGCAATGATCTCAGTTATCCGCTCGGCACACTTCCGTATATCGGTCAGATCAGTGCCCAGTGGGCCGTGGATACCGGGTCAATTGTCCGGGATAAAAATGATGAGCTGGAGCGCGGATCGCTGATGGGTAGCAGTCTCGGGATCCAGACCCGCAGCCGCCGGGTCAGCAGCAGTCTTGCCATCGGTGTACCACTGGATTCTCCCGGTGCGCTGGATGCGGATCACTACATCGTCAATTACCGTGTGAATATTGCAATTTAATCAGCAGTGAAGGGATGAAAACATGATAAAACCCGTGACTTTCTGGCAGCGTGCGTTGGTCTACTTTATCTGCTGGACATTCAATATTCAGCCGTTGCTGGCCAATGTGATTGTGGACAACAGCCAGCACAACACTTCGGTGAACCGTGCCGGGAACGGGGTTGAAGTGGTCAATATCGCCACACCCAACGCCAATGGTTTATCTCATAACCAGTACCAACAGTTTAATGTTGACCCGTCAGGCTTAATTCTCAACAACTCGACCGCGCAGGTGGCTCAGTCACAACTGGGCGGCTACTTGCAAAATAACCCCAACCTGCATGGTCAGGCCGCAACGGTGATCCTCAACGAAGTCACGGGAGCGAGCCGCAGTCAGTTACAGGGGTATACCGAAGTCTTCGGTCAGGGGGCTCCGGTGATCCTGACCAACCCGTACGGGATTACCTGTAATGGCTGTGGTTTTATCAACACGCCACGGGTGACCTTATCGACCGGTAACCCATTGATTGAAAATGGCAATGTCACCGGGTTTGATGTGTCTCAGGGCAGTGTCAGCATTGAAGGGCTCGGGCTTGATGCCACGCATCAGAGCTATTTTGACATCATCACCCGCACCGCGCAGCTCAATGCCGATATTCATGCCAATGACCTCAGCATCGTGACGGGGAAAAACCGGGTCAGTTATCAGAGTAATCAAGTCACGGCCACCACTGCCGACGATAAAGAAGCCGCCCCGGAGCTGGCGATTGATTCTTCCAATTTAGGCGGCATGTATGCCGGGCGGATTGCCTTGGTGGCAACCGATGCCGGAGTGGGAGTCAATGTCGGTAACCTGTCGGCGAGTCAGGGTGACATCCGCATCAGCGCAGACGGACAGATCACACTGGGTAAATCCAGTGCGCAGAACAACCTGACGGTCAGCAGCCAGTCCGGCGTGACTCTCAAGGGGAGTCAGTATGCGGGACAGACGGCTTCGCTATCAGGACATCGTATCCATGCCGATAGCAATACGCTTGCTGCCGGTCAAAACGTCTCACTGACTGCCACCGATACGGTGACACTCAACCAGAGTCTGGTTGAAGCCGGTGTGGATGCCGACGGCAAGCAACAGGCGGGCGGGGTTGTCGATGTGCAGGCGAATAACCTGACCCTGAATGCCGGTAACCTGATTGCCGGTCAGCAACTGACGACAGCAGTGGATCATATCACCGCAGATCAAAACAGCCTGATCTACGGTCAGAAGATGGCGCTCAATCAGCTCAGCAAACTTGATAACAGCGGTACGGTTGCGGCCAAAGATCAACTGAGCGTAAAGGGGACAGACGCGAGTCTGGTCGGTCATGGCAATATGACCGCCTCAGAGATTACGATGGATAGTGACCGTCTGACTCTGGATACCCACATTACCGCTCAAACACTGGCGGTACAGGCGAGTCAGAATCTGACCACCGGTGAGCAGAGTGAGGTGAGCGCCACCGATAAACTGACGGTGACGGCCGGGACGCTCAACCAGCAAGGTCAGCTGACAACCCGCGGAGACATGGATATCAATGCTGCGGATGCAATCTTAAAAGGGGACGTGGCTGCACAAGATATACAAGTAAAAGCACAACATCTGACTCAGGAAAGCGGCACGTTACAAGCAGGACAGACGCTGCATATCACCGGTGATACGGTGACGCTGTCGGGTGGCAGTGCCGGTAAAAACAGTGTCGGGATTGATGCCGGGCAATTGACCCTGAACGGGACACTCCAGTCCGGTGGGGATACCCATCTGACCGTCGTCAACGACATGCAGACCCGTGAGCAAAGTCAGTTGGTCACGCAAGGCTCATTACAGGCGACGGTCGGGACGCTGACTCAGCGTGGCAAGATGCAGTCCGGTGAGGATGTCACGTTAACGGGACACACGCTCAAGAACGAGGGGCTCGTTTCAGCAGTCGGCAATACTCATCTGACGGCACAGGCACAATTGACCAACCGTGGCACCGTGACATCCGGGCAGCAGCTCACCACGAATGCCGGTGCGGTGACCAGCAGCGGTGAGTTGTCGGCTCAGCAGAAGGTTGCCATGACTGTTGCCGGTCAACTGGATAATCAAACCAACGGTCTGATCTCCGGACAGGTGACCACCGTACAGGCAGGCTCGGTGAATAATGCCGGGCAGTTACAGTCGCTGACAGATTTAGGGCTGACCGCAGATGCGCTGAATAATAGCGGGACACTCGCGGCACTCAGTGATACAACGCTGAATGTTACCCATGATTTAACCAATCGCGGCGCGGTTTCGGCAGGGCATGATGTCCGTTTACTGACGGATAACCTGACCAACAGCGGTCAAGTGATTGCCAACGATAATCTGTTGATTGCCAAAGATCTCAATCAGACCCGGAACACGTCATTGAATAATACCGGTGGGAGTCTGGATGCCGGATCCGGCAGTCTGACGATCGCAACCCAAGGCGATCTACAGGTCAGTGCCGGTCAGCATCTCTTTGCCGGTAAGGATCTCACCGTTACTGCCGCAACGCTGAACAATAGTGGGGAAATCGCTGCTCAGAACAAGACCCGCCTGACTCTGGACGGTGTCACAACCGGCCAGCCTGTACTGACCAATCAAACGGGCGGGCTGATTTCCGGTCAGAGCACCAGCATTGACGCACAGTCGGTTGCTAACCACGGGCAACTTCAGGCACTGGGCGATTTAGGGCTGACGGCAACATCGCTGGCGAACAGCGGCACCTTAACCGCGCTGAACACCACGTTGGCCGTCCACGATCATCTCTTGAATACGGGAACCGTCTCCGCTGTCGAGAATATCAGCTTGCTGGCCGATCAGGTAGATAATCAGGGCCGGGTCTCTGCCGGTACTCATTTGTTGATCGCCGCCGATCAGGACAACAAGCGCAGCGACAGCCTGAATAATGCCGGTCGGGTTGAAACCCGCAATGGTGATATTGAGATTGTTACCGATGCCATGACCCAACAATCAAGCGGTCATATGATTGCCGGACATGATTTCCGGCTCGATGGCAATCAACTGGACAATGGCGGGGAACTGGCGGCAACCGGTAAGACCGATCTCCTGCTACATCAGCAACTGTTGAATCAGCAATCTGGTCTCATTTCCGGTCAGGTGACGGCCATTACGGCTCAGTCGGTGAATAACCAAGGACAGCTTCAGTCTCTGAGCGATCTCGGTCTAACCGCTGAGTCTTTCGGCAACAGTGGGGTACTGGCCGCGCTGGATAACACTTCGCTCCATATTAGCCACGATCTGACCAGCAGCGGTTCGATTCTCGCGGGTCATCAGATCGTATTGAATGCTGAGCAGCTTGATAACCGGGGACGTATCTCGGCCGGAGATGCTGCGATTGCAACACCGGCAACCGGACAAGATGACAGTCTGATCGTGACCGCAGATACACTGACCAACAGCGGTGAACTGCTGGCACGAGGTCGCAACCAGCTGACGCTGAATATGCAGCTGACCAACCAAACGGATGGTTTGATTTCCGGTCAAACCACTACCGTTAACGCGCAGTCAGTGACCAATCACGGTCAGCTTCAGTCTCTGACTGATCTCGGCTTAACCGCAGATGCACTGGCAAACAGCGGCACACTGGCCGCACTCAGCGATATGACGCTGAAAGTCGCACACCAGCTGAGTAACAGCGGAGCGGTGTCAGCCAGTCATGATGTCAGCCTGTTGACCGACAATCTGACCAATTCTGGGAAGGTGTTTGCCGGCAATAACCTGCTGATCGCTAAAGATAGTGGGCAGACTCGCACCACCACGTTCAACAATACCGACGGCAGCCTCACGGCGAAAGCGGGTCATCTTACGATTGCGACGCATGGTGATGTGGTTGTCAGTGCCGGGCAGCATCTGACTGCCGGGCAGAATGTAACTCTGCAAGCCAGCAGCCTGACCAATGACGGAGAAGTATCTGCACAAGGCAAGACCGCGCTGACACTCGACAACGCCCTGACCAACCACGGTTTAGTCTCCGGTCAGCAGACGACACTTGCAGCGCAGTCGGTCACCAACACTGGTCAGCTTCAGTCGCTGACCGATCTCGGTTTAACCGCAGATGCACTGGATAACAGCGGCACACTGGCGGCACTCAGCGATATGACGCTGAACGTCGCACACCAACTGAGCAACACCGGAGCGGTTCTCGCTGGCAGCAACATTCATCTGAATGCCACGAAGATGGAGAACCGAGGCCGTGTTTCGGCAGGTGATCAGGCCTTGATGACAGCGGATCAGCAAGCCGCCGGTCGGACGGATGCCAGTCTCAGCGTATCCGCGATCACACTGACCAACAGCGGTGAATTGCTGGCTCAAGGCAGTAATCAATTGACGCTGAATACGCAGCTGACTAACCAAACGGACGGCTTGATTTCCGGTCAAATCACCACCGTCAATGCTCCTGTGGTGACCAATGCCGGTCAGCTTCAGTCCCTGACCGATCTCGGTTTAACCGCAGATGCACTGAATAACAGCGGCACACTGGCGGCACTCAGCGATATGACGCTGAATGTCGCGCACCAGCTGAGTAACACTGGAGCAGTGTCAGCTGACCATGATGTCAGTCTGTTGACCGACAATCTGACCAATACCGGCAAGGTGTTTGCCGGGAATAACCTGCTGATTGCCAAAGATAGCGA
Protein-coding sequences here:
- the hutI gene encoding imidazolonepropionase, whose product is MSNPLKFDSLWYGFHAATMVNGQYSPIEHAAIGVRDGQIVWIGAQDQLPAYHAGQEHHLHGGWVTPGLIDCHTHLVFGGNRAHEFEQRLNGVSYQAIAQSGGGIAASVNATRQETPEQLLSSASRRLISLMRDGVTTVEIKSGYGLSTEHEAKMLTVAQRLAEQHPVDICTTCLAAHAVPPEYQGRTDAYIDYLCEEVLPTIAQRGLADAVDAFCETIAFSPEQVERYFRAAQAFGMPVKLHAEQLSSLGGTTLAARFQALSADHLEFITENDVAAMRESGTVAVLLPGAYFTLKETQRPPVDLLRRYQVPMAVATDINPGTSPVLSLRLMMNMACTLFGLTPEEALAATTIHAARALGLAETHGQLSVGKVADFVCWDVASPGELSYWLGGDLLKTRVKKGESSHVDTH
- the hutG gene encoding N-formylglutamate deformylase is translated as MSIPIEQPFHFRQGQSPLLVSMPHCGTALLPGMANQLTPEAQALPDTDWYLPELYDFLAAMDVSVIQAHYSRYVVDLNRPIDDQPLYTSKTTGLFPEILFSGEPVFVDGGGFDDVTQARIKAEVWQPYHQKIAATLAQIREQHGYAILFDAHSIAARVPMLFDGTLPDFNLGNNAGLACSPTLLHQMAQRVEQSPYSHVCNGRFKGGYITRHYGQPSAQIHALQLELSQATYLADETQTTASDYQLDPAKLQRVRPVLQQLIQSLLAHGHPSDEAQ
- a CDS encoding urocanate hydratase, producing MKDNDMTFKAKILAGIPDILPPKRERNENLSHAPKRKAILSREEKILAVRNALRYFEQRHHAELAPEFYEELETYGRIYMYRLMPDYPITARSIDAFPHQSKQAAAIMLMLSNNLDAAVAQHPQELITYGGNGAVFSNWAQYRLTMKYLAEMTDEQTLVLYSGHPMGLYPSHPDAPRVVVTNGMMIPNYSKPDDWEKFNALGVTQYGQMTAGSFMYIGPQGIVHGTTITVMNAVRMKRDRDPSKLPLFVTSGLGGMSGAQPKAAVIAQTIGVVAEINPKAAYKRHEQGWVDEVHPELDALIARIKQAQIDNRPVSLAYLGNIVDLWERLAAEDLHIDLGSDQTSLHNPWAGGYYPVGYSFEQSNAMMANEPEQFRAAVQATLKRHVAAINQLTAKGMYFFDYGNAFLLEASRAGADILKADGSFKYPSYVEDIMGPMCFDYGFGPFRWVCSSSDPHDLAVTDQIAAEILEDMHQQAPAEIRQQIADNLSWIRQAEQNNLVVGSQARILYADAEGRMRIAAAFNQAVNSGKISAPVILGRDHHDVSGTDSPYRETANIYDGSRFTADMAIHNVIGDAFRGATWVSIHNGGGVGWGEVINGGFGMVLDGSEACDTRLKSMLHWDVNNGISRRCWARNEGAMFAIQRAMALEPRLKVTLPEQADDALLNAVVK
- the yfbR gene encoding 5'-deoxynucleotidase → MKKKQSTFMAWVTRMPLIKRWALMHCFQEENVSEHSHQVAVIAHLLTVIKNKRFGGTLNPERAAVIAIYHEISETKLQDINSKTKYHSPEFTAAFKKLEDIAEQECLDTLPEDLRDEFTGLLVQKHVDAEYKTIVKAADILAAYIKTLNELRFHNDEFVHVKEGLDETIEKLTATMPEVAVFMDVFCESCTTTFDKISG
- a CDS encoding ShlB/FhaC/HecB family hemolysin secretion/activation protein — encoded protein: MRRRNFQQFVLSQYLFLACCIYFVSFAAYSNNGNVAISPATQASIEQEQRERLQEIERAKQSVQQLNVLPTLPAPEASQTQQCFPVQQVVFSGNTVFSDQQILAWIDFKPSCQGLPQINEYLRVITNQYIGAGYVTSRAYLVPQDLSSGQLKIVILEGKLEALKFNGRVEGFLNNAFPGLIDHLFNLREIEQGLDQINRLSRYNAQIKIRPGTKQGYSIVDIQSETRFWGNTSVGVENSGQKSTGETQFRYALNAENIIDALDQWSLSGSRSLDPPTGHASESLSLSLDVPYGRWNTNYRTTYSHYESGFVSNGFVFGTSGKTNSHDVTLKRLLARDAESKSFVTVGLSHRREKNYLMDSLIISSSRNLSSAYVGLDYSARLGSGFMSVSPRLTLGSDLFGGERNQAGFPKAQFRKGTLTASYTQPFQSGLMFTSTLFAQWSNDTLYGSQRVSIGGEYSVRGFKDVSISGDQGYYWRNDLSYPLGTLPYIGQISAQWAVDTGSIVRDKNDELERGSLMGSSLGIQTRSRRVSSSLAIGVPLDSPGALDADHYIVNYRVNIAI